tctacgatctgaccgtggaggagaatatttgagtcacgagtttggcatgcacctaaggaaatgtggaattgtttcacaactcacgccgcctggcacaccgcagcgtaacggtgtgtctgaacgtcataatcacactctattggatatggtacgatctatgatgtctcttaccgattaccgctatcattttggggatatgcattggaaactaccgcattcactttaaatagggcaccgtctaaatccgtggagacgacaccgtatgaattatggtttggcaagaaacctaagctgtcatttctgaaagtttggggctgcgatgcttatgtgaagaaacttcaacctgagaagctcgaacccaaagcggaaaaatgtgtcttcataggataccctaaggaaactattgggtataccttctatcttaggtccgagggcaaaatctttgttgccaagaacggatcctttctagagaaagagtttctctcgaaagaagtaagtgggaggaaaatataacttgatgaggtaattgtacctcctctcgaatcgagagtagcgcaacacaagaaaatgtttctgaggtgcctgcaccggctagagaagaagttaatgatgatgatcatgaaactttagatcaagttgcttttgaacctcgaaggtccacaaggacacgttccgcaccagagtggtacgacaaccctgtcatggaaatcatgttgttggacaacagtgaaccttcgaactatgaagaagcgatggtgggcccagattccaacaagtggcttgaggccatgaaatccgagatatgatccatgtatgagaacaaagtatggactttggtggacttgcccgatgatcggcgagccatagaaaataaatggatctttaagaagaaaactgacgcggatggtaatgtaaccatctataaggctcgacttgtcactaagggttatcgacaagttcaagggattgactacgatgagactttctcacccatagcgatgctaaagtcggtccgaatcatgttagcaattgccgcattttatgattaagaaatctggcaaatggacgtcaaaacggcattcctaaaCGGCTTTctgaaggaagaattgtatatgatacaaccggaaggttttgtcgatcctatcaatgctaacaaggtatgcaagctccaacgctctatCTATGGGCTGATGCAAGCATTTCGGAGTtgaaacattcgctttgatgaggtgatcaaaacgtttgggtttgtacagacttatgaagaagcctgtatttataagaaagtgagtggaagctctgtaacatttctcatattatatatgGATGCCATATTGTTGATggaaaatgatatagaactattggaaagcataacggcctatttgaataagagtttttccaaTGAAGGACCTTGAAGAAACTGTttatatattaggcatcaagatctatagagatagatcgagacgcctcataggtctttcacaaaacacataccttgacaagatattgaagaagttcaatattgcAAGGTGTTCATATATTCTCTTACAACTCAAAGGTTGTTGTATTTTGAGCAAGTCGTGTCCTCCCGTTTATGTTAGGTGGGACAAATATCACCACAACATAGCATCACTTTGGTGCATAAGTTGTGCGTACTGTATCAATGAAAAATCCGTTGGTGCAGTTGACCCACTCATGATAGGGAATCATTACTTATGGTTATGGACCCTATCTTTGAACTTAGATGTTATCCTTTTCCGTTTAGTCCAACGTGTGTTAGATCATCGATGGTTTTTCAGGTAGCTCGTTAATAATGTCTTTCTTTGACACGTTGGATAGGAGCAACGGAGAGTTGTACTCGCTCAATTCATTTGAACGGCTTGACAAGCTCAGTAAAATGACGTGTGTGGTACATAAGCATTCAAGAGCCGTTGCCTGGAAATTATTTGCACCCATACAATCTGCCGCGCTCTCGCGATTTAAGGGGCCAACGGTCGCACGCGCGTAAATTTAAAAGGTTTAAACGGTAAAAGGAAAGTTTAAATGGGTGCCAAAATTACATATGGACACAATTAAGGCAGTAAATCTTATgcaatattcttcaaatctgtcaCCATATCATGTAATTAAACCTTGGTCGATTCATCCATTATAAATCCACCCCTCCCCACCTAAACCACCATCGTTCCTTTCCTTAGCTAGTTTTACCCCTTGACTGGCAATGAGTCGCAAGAAGGCGATCCGCAAGAAGGTGACCCTCAAATACATCCACAACGACTCGACCCGGCGCGCTAGGTTCAGTAAGCGTCTCGGAGGGCTGACGAAGAAGGCAGCTGAGCTCGCCACCCTGTGCGACGTCAAGACCTGCGTGGTGGTGTACGGCGAGGATGAGGCGGAGCCTAAGGTATTCCCTTCCCACGATAAGGCGATGAGTATACTGAATGAATTCAAGAGCATGCCGGAGCTGGGACATTGCAAGAAGACGATGGACCAGGAGGCCTTCCTCAACCAGCGCATCGCCAAGCTCCGAGACCAGGTCGTCAAGGCTCGTCGCGAGTGCCAGGACAGCGAGATGAGGTACCTCCTTTACAACATCATGCACGGCAACCACCCTGGCCTCGTTGATCTCAGCGTCGAGGAGCTCGCCCGCGTTGGTTGGAAGGTGGAGGAGCTTCTCAAGAGCCTCGGCGAACGCATGGCAAAAATTCAGGTCCAGGTGCCGCCGCCAGCTCCATGCATCAGCACTGGCAGCACAGACATGGGGTCTCCGTCGCACTATCTAGCGTCACCGCAGCAGCAGCAGGGCTATCATGACATAATGAGCTCCGGAGGGGACATCGGTACCCAGGTGTACGGTGGCGACGCCAGCCACAACGGCGCCGGCTTCTCCGGCGGTGCTATGATGATGCAGATGCAGTCCTCCCATCTGGTGTTCAGTTCGAGTCCTTTACATCCCATTTAAGCTAGGAGGGATGAGGATTTACAGCCGCTGTGCATGGCCAGCTATCGTGCGATCGATCTGATCTCGTTTTTTATTTAGTTTGGGTGTGGCTCTATGAGTCATTCAGTTAATTTTCTGAAAGTTTTATATTATCCGTCTATGTGCGTCGTTGTATTCATCATGCTCTCTGAGCCATGTCTCGTTTTTAATTGTAATGTTGTGATTGAATTTTTATTCAGTTGATCTCTTCTCAGTGCTGTGTTCTCAAAACGTTGGCCCTATATTTGAAGTTCCACCTGTTATGTTGTGTCACAGTCGTGTTTTGTCAGGCAATCCGGCACAGCTAGATTTCTGATAATTGCTTGATTGCTGTGAGGACCTGAAAGAACCTTGATCTCGTGTGTTGGCCTGTTAGAAGATCTACTGTTAGGGCCTTTAATTTCATGCTATTTTTGGTGTCTAGAATTTTACCTTGTTTGTGCTTGAAACGGGTTGAAGATTCGTTCTCTTGCAACCAGCTAAATGTGCTGGATGATTAATGTTTTCCTAGATAAAGATTTGAGAATTAATTACCTTCGTGATTTAAATACATGGCGacagcttgccatgccacagGTACCTACGTACGTACTTCTAAGCTAGCAAGCAGGCAGCTGGATGGATTTCCAGTCCACGTACAGCAAACTGAGCGTGCAACGAACTGATCGAGCTGATCATTTCTTGGCGTCGTCGGCGATGGCGATGG
This genomic stretch from Hordeum vulgare subsp. vulgare chromosome 6H, MorexV3_pseudomolecules_assembly, whole genome shotgun sequence harbors:
- the LOC123405806 gene encoding agamous-like MADS-box protein AGL80, whose translation is MSRKKAIRKKVTLKYIHNDSTRRARFSKRLGGLTKKAAELATLCDVKTCVVVYGEDEAEPKVFPSHDKAMSILNEFKSMPELGHCKKTMDQEAFLNQRIAKLRDQVVKARRECQDSEMRYLLYNIMHGNHPGLVDLSVEELARVGWKVEELLKSLGERMAKIQVQVPPPAPCISTGSTDMGSPSHYLASPQQQQGYHDIMSSGGDIGTQVYGGDASHNGAGFSGGAMMMQMQSSHLVFSSSPLHPI